The genome window GGATTAGGATATGTCAAAAGCTGACAATCCCACGCCTTATCAATAGCTAAAGATAGATAAAATTCATCACCCATACTTACCACTGGATGAAGGTTTTAGCTTTTTTTATATTATTGAAATTTAAATTTATATTTTGTTCGCCATCATTAATTGTAATATCATCACCATTTACACTCTTTATTGTTCCAATTATCTCGCTTTTATCAACTAAGATAATCTTTACCATTTCTGATATGCTTTTAGCAAAATGTTCTGGTTTGCTTAGTTTTCTCTCAAGCCCAGGGCTAGAAACTTCTAAAACCCAGTCTCCACTAACTGGTGGCATAACATCATAAATAGGTGATAAGAGCTTACTTACTGCCTCGCAATCTTCTAAATTTACTCCACTACTTTTAGTTATATAAACTCTATAAATTTGACGGCCATTTTCACTAGCTACCTCTGTATCATATAAAGCTACGCCG of Campylobacter vicugnae contains these proteins:
- the rimP gene encoding ribosome maturation factor RimP — protein: MNLQELEKLLEGCGVALYDTEVASENGRQIYRVYITKSSGVNLEDCEAVSKLLSPIYDVMPPVSGDWVLEVSSPGLERKLSKPEHFAKSISEMVKIILVDKSEIIGTIKSVNGDDITINDGEQNINLNFNNIKKAKTFIQW